In a single window of the Drosophila subpulchrella strain 33 F10 #4 breed RU33 chromosome X, RU_Dsub_v1.1 Primary Assembly, whole genome shotgun sequence genome:
- the LOC119557647 gene encoding sodium-dependent nutrient amino acid transporter 1, producing MELKGVQPSNGTANGTTNGSPEKTDAEKQTAERTNWGNGLEFLMSCISVSVGLGNVWRFPFTAYENGGGAFLIPYIIVLFLIGKPMYYLEMIIGQFTSQGTVKIWSVVPSFVGVGYGQAFGTICIISYYSSLLALTLYYLFVSFQSELPWSYCRDEWTSCVNSRPQEYVENLLTGVSLANESARNFSTFATNTTQLQSSSELYFLNVVIKEKLDISDGVGDPSWQLTLALFVSWVVIFLVIMRGVKSSGKAAYFLALFPYVVLFVLLIRAVTLEGARDGILFFLEPQWGELLNPTVWKEAVVQCFFSLAVGSGPIIMFASYNRFDHGIYRDAMIVTTLDTLTSLLGGITIFAILGNLAHNLQIDNIRDVVRSGTGLAFISYPDAISKFQAVPQLFSVLFFFMLFVLGIGSIVALQSTIVTIICDQFKGWKYWKVALTTSVCGFLMGLVYVTPGGQWILTLVDFYGGTYVVFILAIFELAGIVWVYGLQNFCDDIEFMCNRRVSLYWRVCWSFFTPVMMIIIFIYSMATIEPIKYSEIYFPEAANVAGWLLFAIGAAQFPLWGIWYISRHSEGTLWKSFKASLKPSDRWGPANPDIRREWVIFKNQKAAQRAAQKESSKLGFFWRKVTNFCGSNK from the exons ATGGAGTTGAAAGGAGTTCAGCCGTCGAATGGCACTGCAAATGGAACCACCAATGGATCACCGGAA AAAACAGATGCCGAGAAGCAGACTGCGGAGCGTACGAATTGGGGCAATGGCCTGGAGTTCCTCATGTCCTGCATATCGGTATCCGTGGGATTGGGCAATGTCTGGAGGTTTCCATTCACGGCCTATGAGAATGGAGGAGGTGCCTTTCTGATACCCTACATCATAGTGCTCTTTTTGATTG GTAAGCCCATGTACTACTTGGAGATGATCATTGGGCAGTTTACGAGCCAGGGAACGGTGAAGATCTGGTCGGTAGTGCCGAGTTTTGTGGGTGTGGGCTATGGCCAGGCCTTTGGCACCATCTGCATTATCTCGTACTACTCCTCGTTGCTGGCCCTAACCCTCTACTACCTCTTCGTGTCCTTCCAATCGGAATTACCGTGGTCCTATTGTCGAGATGAGTGGACCAGCTGCGTGAACTCGAGACCTCAGGAGTATGTGGAAAACCTTCTAACCGGCGTGTCCCTGGCCAATGAATCAGCCAGAAATTTCAGCACTTTTGCGACCAATACAACGCAGCTTCAAAGCAGCTCCGAGCTCTACTTCCT GAATGTAGTGATCAAGGAGAAGCTGGACATATCGGACGGCGTTGGTGACCCCAGTTGGCAGTTGACACTGGCCCTATTTGTCTCCTGGGTGGTCATCTTCCTGGTGATCATGCGCGGGGTCAAGAGTTCCGGCAAGGCGGCCTATTTCCTGGCCCTTTTCCCGTACGTAGTGTTGTTCGTCCTTCTTATCAGGGCGGTGACCTTGGAAGGTGCCCGCGATGGTATCCTCTTCTTTCTGGAGCCCCAGTGGGGTGAGCTCTTGAACCCCACCGTTTGGAAGGAGGCGGTGGTGCAGTGCTTCTTCTCCCTGGCCGTTGGCTCTGGACCCATCATCATGTTTGCCTCGTACAATCGATTCGATCATGGGATCTACAGGGATGCCATGATTGTAACCACACTCGACACGTTGACCAGTCTTCTGGGTGGAATTACGATATTTGCGATATTGGGCAATTTGGCGCATAATCTACAGATCGATAATATCCGGGATGTGGTGCGAAGTGGCACGGGATTGGCTTTCATCTCGTATCCGGATGCCATATCAAAGTTCCAGGCGGTTCCGCAGCTCTTCTCAGTTCTCTTCTTCTTCATGCTCTTCGTCCTGGGAATCGGATCCATTGTGGCCCTGCAGAGCACCATTGTGACCATTATTTGCGACCAGTTCAAGGGATGGAAATACTGGAAGGTGGCGCTGACCACCTCCGTGTGCGGTTTCCTAATGGGCTTGGTCTACGTAACTCCG GGTGGTCAGTGGATCCTCACTTTGGTGGACTTTTATGGCGGTACCTATGTAGTCTTTATTCTGGCAATTTTCGAACTGGCTGGAATCGTGTGGGTTTATG GTTTGCAAAACTTCTGCGATGACATCGAGTTTATGTGCAATCGTCGGGTTTCACTGTACTGGCGGGTGTGCTGGTCCTTCTTCACGCCGGTCATGAtgataattatatttatatactcAATGGCCACCATCGAACCAATTAAATACAGCGAAATTTATTTCCCTGAAGCCGCCAATG TTGCTGGCTGGCTGCTGTTTGCCATCGGAGCTGCCCAATTCCCACTTTGGGGTATTTGGTACATCTCGCGTCATTCAGAAGGCACCCTTTGGAAG TCCTTTAAGGCCTCCCTGAAGCCCAGTGATCGATGGGGCCCTGCGAATCCAGATATAAGACGTGAGTGGGTAATCTTCAAGAACCAGAAGGCCGCCCAAAGGGCCGCCCAAAAGGAGTCATCTAAACTCGGATTCTTCTGGCGGAAAGTGACAAATTTCTGTGGCAGCAACAAGTAA